The Cydia amplana chromosome 9, ilCydAmpl1.1, whole genome shotgun sequence genome includes a region encoding these proteins:
- the LOC134650756 gene encoding uncharacterized protein LOC134650756: protein MAKPSFDVKTAIALLPVMTGQEDTTKQLIDGIIMYSSIINSETQQVLIEFVLKTRLSSSAKLRLKTSYTNVELLIADMRTFLLPKKSSESIQAQLYRARQGRRTIEAFGAEIEDLFVNLTISQADGNDSRYDILRPLNEKSAIKRFADGLADPKLSTIISSRQFTSLPEAIRTAIDEHSSSPQQEQVLHYGRNHYRDKLTTTNLLQHKINLKENASPVYVKPYRIPHALRKELQTQIQDMLDNDIIEETTSEWSSPVLLVPKKSDKLGEKKWRLVVDYRQLNNKIQDDKFPLPNITEILDSLADISSSKLLPTLRVDGASAQMPFEDVLVAQVLTTVLPLTHCQLRVEDSLRQAVVIHSKDVPTPSELPLH, encoded by the exons ATGGCTAAGCCCAGTTTTGATGTCAAGACGGCCATCGCCTTGTTGCCCGTCATGACGGGGCAGGAGGATACCACTAAGCAGTTGATAGACGGCATTATAATGTACAGTTCCATTATTAATAGCGAAACTCAACAGGTTTTAATAGAGTTCGTCCTGAAAACAAGACTCTCATCTAGCGCTAAGCTCAGATTAAAGACGTCATATACTAACGTAGAATTACTTATCGCGGATATGCGTACATTCTTACTACCTAAAAAATCGTCCGAATCGATTCAGGCTCAACTGTACAGAGCTAGGCAAGGTAGGAGAACTATAGAGGCATTCGGAGCCGAGATCGAGGATCTTTTTGTCAATCTGACCATATCCCAGGCCGACGGTAACGATAGCAGGTACGATATACTTCGTCCACTGAACGAGAAATCAGCCATTAAGCGTTTTGCAGACGGTTTAGCAGATCCCAAGTTAAGTACCATAATATCATCTAGGCAATTTACGTCACTGCCCGAAGCGATCAGGACGGCCATCGACGAGCACAGCTCATCACCACAGCAGGAGCAGGTCCTACATTACGGGCGCAACCATTATC GCGACAAGCTTACTACAACAAACTTACTGCAGcacaaaattaacttaaaagaAAATGCAAGCCCAGTATACGTAAAACCTTACAGGATACCACATGCCTTACGCAAAGAACTCCAAACTCAGATCCAAGATATGCTAGACAACGACATAATTGAAGAGACTACTTCCGAGTGGTCCAGTCCAGTTTTGCTTGTTCCCAAAAAGAGTGATAAGTTAGGAGAAAAGAAATGGAGATTGGTTGTCGACTATAggcaactaaataataaaatacaggaTGATAAATTCCCATTGCCCAACATAACAGAAATATTAGATTCCCTAGCAG atatctccTCCAGCAAGCTTCTCCCAACGCTCAGGGTCGATGGCGCAAGCGCTCAGATGCCGTTTGAGGACGTCCTTGTAGCGCAGGTGCTGACCACCGTGCTTCCGCTTACCCACTGCCAACTCAGAGTAGAGGATAGCCTTAGGCAAGCGGTGGTCATCCATTCGAAGGACGTGCCCACACCATCTGAGCTGCCGCTGCATTAG